Proteins from a genomic interval of Siniperca chuatsi isolate FFG_IHB_CAS linkage group LG10, ASM2008510v1, whole genome shotgun sequence:
- the rhoab gene encoding rho-related GTP-binding protein RhoA-B — protein MAAIRKKLVIVGDGACGKTCLLIVFSKDQFPEVYVPTVFENYVADIEVDGKQVELALWDTAGQEDYDRLRPLSYPDTDVILMCFSIDSPDSLENIPEKWTPEVKHFCPNVPIILVGNKKDLRNDEHTRRELAKMKQEPVKSEEGRDMAGRIAAFGYMECSAKTKDGVREVFEMATRAALQARRGKKSNKCVLL, from the exons ATGGCAGCCATCCGTAAGAAGCTGGTGATAGTGGGGGATGGAGCTTGTGGGAAGACCTGCCTTCTGATTGTCTTCAGCAAAGACCAGTTCCCTGAGGTCTACGTCCCCACCGTGTTTGAGAACTACGTTGCTGACATAGAGGTGGATGGCAAACAG gtggagTTGGCTCTCTGGGACACTGCAGGTCAGGAGGACTATGACAGGCTGAGACCCCTCTCTTATCCAGACACTGACGTCATCCTCATGTGCTTCTCCATAGACAGTCCTGACAGCTTGG AAAACATTCCAGAGAAGTGGACCCCAGAGGTCAAACACTTCTGTCCCAATGTTCCCATCATCCTGGTAGGAAACAAGAAAGATCTGCGCAATGATGAGCACACACGCCGAGAGCTGGCCAAGATGAAGCag GAGCCAGTGAAGTCAGAGGAGGGCCGGGACATGGCCGGCCGGATTGCAGCATTCGGTTACATGGAGTGCTCTGCTAAGACCAAGGACGGTGTGCGGGAGGTGTTCGAGATGGCCACCAGGGCAGCACTGCAGGCCCGCCGTGGCAAGAAGAGCAATAAATGTGTACTGCTGTAA